In Oscillatoria acuminata PCC 6304, a single window of DNA contains:
- a CDS encoding FAD-dependent oxidoreductase: protein MNLNTKERYYDIIGFGDEVPGVLAMVAAAREYRRQTKKYPKMLLMSKANAGEGIGGHLIRGKLSYLDRTQINRQLQTSLNLDTFGAPSALYQEFLKRAGVVQIALDPEKGDRALREMLREAGVAILSEVKIASVVKSGSNLTSILTSRGETYTAKQFIDSTVNAELAQAAGAKKSQGFGTFGLPDSELPVTLVFETEGLSIQRLKEIELIYLKRFRNLADTEAQNFLKSAAGFDERKAESLRQELVDSHGNLKTLWAGKDYIDIRCNALSIAYHSFRGKKLSLYDSGAILDRGNVAILSGDRLSWNALMIAVTGSEAETLANNGGKPTPAMLEEMKFVQQWFKSIGAKKVTPASELYIRHAGNITEAIEPLSGAEMLAGGVAKSEALATFAYHFDVRGGIPGIGDKALANGFVSTMFSKPIFNVGIRHAQLKSVRNLAVVSPASGFEGFASAAGRIVEYNAAVGHGLGIAATLALLSNRTLADISNQEVREVLVKVGELPPIFGKNSAPDLAQLQQFESAIA from the coding sequence ATGAATCTGAATACAAAAGAACGGTATTACGATATCATTGGGTTTGGGGATGAAGTACCCGGGGTTTTAGCGATGGTAGCGGCAGCGCGAGAGTATCGCCGGCAGACGAAAAAGTATCCCAAGATGCTGTTAATGTCTAAAGCCAATGCTGGAGAAGGCATTGGCGGTCATTTGATTCGAGGGAAATTATCTTATCTCGATCGCACTCAAATTAATCGGCAGCTACAAACCTCCCTGAATCTCGATACATTTGGTGCGCCTTCTGCCCTGTATCAGGAGTTTTTAAAACGGGCAGGGGTGGTACAAATTGCTCTTGACCCGGAAAAGGGCGATCGGGCTTTGAGGGAAATGCTCCGGGAAGCAGGAGTGGCGATTCTCAGTGAGGTTAAAATCGCCTCGGTGGTTAAATCCGGCTCTAATTTGACCAGTATTCTCACCAGTCGCGGTGAAACCTATACAGCGAAACAATTTATCGATTCTACCGTGAATGCGGAACTCGCACAAGCAGCAGGGGCGAAAAAGTCTCAAGGATTCGGAACCTTTGGGTTGCCGGATTCTGAACTGCCGGTGACGTTGGTGTTTGAGACGGAGGGATTGAGTATTCAGCGCCTCAAAGAGATAGAATTAATATATCTGAAACGATTCAGAAATTTGGCGGATACGGAAGCCCAGAATTTCCTCAAGTCTGCGGCAGGATTTGATGAGCGCAAAGCTGAATCACTGCGACAGGAGTTGGTGGATTCCCACGGGAATTTAAAAACTTTGTGGGCGGGGAAAGATTATATTGATATTCGCTGTAATGCGTTATCGATCGCCTATCATTCGTTCCGAGGTAAAAAGTTATCCCTGTATGACAGTGGGGCAATTTTAGACCGAGGAAATGTGGCGATTTTATCTGGCGATCGCCTCTCTTGGAATGCGTTGATGATTGCGGTTACGGGCAGTGAAGCGGAGACTCTGGCTAACAATGGCGGGAAGCCAACTCCGGCAATGCTGGAAGAGATGAAATTTGTCCAGCAATGGTTTAAGAGTATTGGGGCGAAAAAGGTAACCCCTGCCTCGGAATTGTATATCCGACACGCGGGCAATATCACCGAGGCGATCGAGCCTTTAAGTGGTGCTGAAATGTTAGCTGGTGGCGTTGCCAAATCTGAGGCATTAGCAACCTTTGCCTATCATTTTGATGTGCGCGGTGGCATTCCTGGCATTGGCGATAAAGCCCTCGCCAATGGGTTTGTCAGTACCATGTTTAGTAAGCCAATTTTTAATGTCGGCATCCGTCACGCGCAACTCAAATCTGTCCGTAATTTAGCCGTTGTTAGTCCCGCCTCTGGATTTGAGGGATTTGCTTCCGCAGCGGGACGAATTGTGGAATACAATGCAGCAGTGGGTCATGGATTAGGGATTGCGGCAACCTTGGCATTGTTAAGTAATCGAACCCTGGCGGATATTTCTAATCAAGAGGTGCGAGAGGTTCTGGTTAAGGTGGGAGAATTACCGCCCATTTTCGGGAAAAATTCGGCCCCGGATTTGGCTCAATTGCAACAATTTGAATCGGCGATCGCCTAA
- a CDS encoding ABC1 kinase family protein, which translates to MDTKTVSPPSVKFQPDTVLEQSPGLSPFPERVNNLPVTVDIDSAATERVPLKSGAPYSDSNALLYDPVAITELYGDRPFLVWGRRFAILWPLLTLAFGIWRDKKWGRVKQNERKRAVKLRTTLTNLGPAFIKVGQALSTRPDLVPPLYLEELAKLQDQLPPFPNELAYQFIEEELGDRPSAIYAEITPDPVAAASLGQVYKGKLKTGETVAIKVQRPGLAESMGLDVYVLRQLAIWVQKNVKQVRSDLVAIMDEFGTRIYEEMDYNKEGENAERFAQLYGHLKDIYVPKIYWKYTGRRVLTMEWINGTKLTQIPALTAQGIDAKYLIEVGVQCSLRQLLEHGFFHADPHPGNLLATEDGKLAYLDFGMMSEVKPYQRYGLIQAVVHLVNRDFEGLAKDYVKLEFLTPETDLTPIIPALANVFNNALGASVAELNFKSITDQLSEIMYEYPFRVPAYYALIIRSLVTLEGIAINVDPNFKVLSKAYPYVAKRLLTDPSPELRGSLRDLLFKDGDFRWNRLENLLRNARESDDYDLSQGLNQALEFLFSERGEFIRDRLVEELVKSLDHLSRDAFNNATSVLREWVGWKGNKPTPAITSGDQEKMERIKRIWAIVQETPGFNTAEFVQKLAPFLIKPETQRMGQKIAGDLAQRMLARLIREVLIQEEPSNGNGKTSYPNRPQQQLPPSRTNGKVITYPNVTVRK; encoded by the coding sequence ATGGATACAAAGACCGTTTCTCCTCCCTCCGTCAAATTTCAGCCTGATACCGTTTTGGAACAATCTCCCGGTTTATCTCCCTTTCCCGAACGGGTGAACAATCTCCCAGTCACCGTGGACATTGATTCCGCCGCCACCGAACGGGTCCCGCTCAAATCCGGTGCACCGTACTCAGACAGTAATGCGCTGTTGTACGACCCCGTTGCCATCACCGAACTCTATGGCGATCGGCCCTTTCTAGTCTGGGGGCGCAGATTTGCTATTTTGTGGCCCCTCCTTACCCTTGCCTTTGGAATTTGGCGGGATAAAAAATGGGGTCGCGTCAAACAAAATGAACGCAAACGCGCTGTCAAACTGAGAACCACCCTGACTAACTTAGGGCCCGCATTCATTAAAGTGGGACAGGCCCTCTCCACTCGCCCCGACTTAGTGCCGCCCCTGTATTTAGAAGAACTCGCCAAACTCCAGGACCAGCTACCGCCGTTTCCCAACGAACTCGCCTACCAATTTATCGAAGAAGAACTCGGCGATCGGCCTTCCGCCATCTATGCCGAAATCACCCCAGACCCCGTAGCTGCCGCCTCCCTCGGCCAAGTTTACAAAGGTAAACTCAAAACCGGCGAAACCGTCGCCATCAAAGTCCAACGCCCGGGACTCGCCGAAAGCATGGGACTCGATGTCTATGTCTTACGCCAACTGGCAATCTGGGTGCAAAAAAATGTCAAACAAGTTCGCAGCGACTTAGTAGCCATCATGGACGAGTTTGGTACTCGCATCTATGAAGAAATGGACTACAACAAAGAAGGAGAAAACGCCGAACGTTTTGCCCAACTCTACGGCCATCTCAAAGATATCTACGTCCCCAAAATTTACTGGAAATATACCGGACGTCGAGTTCTCACAATGGAGTGGATCAACGGCACCAAACTCACTCAAATTCCCGCCCTCACCGCCCAAGGCATCGACGCCAAATACCTAATCGAAGTCGGCGTTCAATGTTCCCTGCGCCAGTTACTCGAACATGGGTTTTTCCATGCTGACCCCCACCCGGGCAACCTCCTCGCCACCGAAGATGGGAAACTCGCCTATCTGGATTTCGGGATGATGAGTGAGGTCAAACCCTATCAAAGATATGGACTGATTCAAGCCGTCGTCCATCTCGTCAACCGGGATTTTGAAGGACTCGCCAAAGATTACGTCAAACTCGAATTTCTCACCCCAGAAACCGACCTCACCCCGATTATCCCGGCCCTCGCCAACGTCTTTAATAACGCCCTCGGTGCCAGTGTCGCCGAACTCAACTTTAAGAGCATTACCGACCAACTGTCGGAAATCATGTACGAGTACCCCTTCCGGGTTCCCGCCTATTATGCCTTAATTATTCGCTCCTTAGTTACTTTAGAAGGGATTGCGATTAATGTTGATCCGAATTTTAAAGTCCTGAGTAAAGCCTATCCTTATGTGGCTAAACGCCTATTAACCGACCCCTCCCCAGAATTGCGCGGGTCATTGAGAGACCTGCTGTTTAAAGATGGGGACTTTAGGTGGAACCGATTAGAAAACCTATTGAGAAATGCCAGAGAAAGTGATGATTATGACCTGTCCCAGGGATTAAATCAAGCCTTAGAATTTCTGTTTTCAGAACGGGGTGAATTTATTCGCGATCGCCTCGTAGAAGAATTAGTCAAAAGCCTCGATCATCTCTCCCGCGACGCCTTCAATAATGCCACCTCCGTCCTCCGAGAATGGGTCGGCTGGAAAGGAAATAAACCCACCCCAGCCATAACCAGTGGTGATCAAGAGAAAATGGAGCGAATTAAACGAATTTGGGCCATTGTCCAAGAAACCCCCGGATTCAACACCGCTGAATTCGTCCAAAAACTCGCCCCCTTCCTCATCAAACCCGAAACCCAACGCATGGGTCAAAAAATAGCCGGAGACTTAGCCCAAAGAATGTTAGCCCGCCTAATTCGGGAAGTTCTAATCCAAGAAGAACCCTCCAATGGTAACGGCAAAACATCCTATCCCAACCGCCCTCAACAACAATTACCCCCCTCCCGCACCAATGGTAAAGTAATCACCTATCCCAATGTAACGGTGAGGAAATAG
- a CDS encoding adenylate/guanylate cyclase domain-containing protein, with the protein MVNPSGDRQEVSVLFSEISGYSSLTENLEASEVARLLQDYFESMLEAVNQYRQNHEQQIEVACIGNGLIVVFGAPQFLENHGWMALETAIAMHKKLDEFNHHRQEKNQPMIQMGIGINSDWTISNNIAENKSLQFSAVGDGVNLGNLLQGVSNQYGCNIVLGENTYRACEERIWARELDRIRMRSNYPPVALYQYLGLKGETISDESKKVMEHYDLGRQYYLNRKFAIAMGEFATVLEINSHDRAARLHLKRCQRLLKEPPNADWDGSWVAKKSWELAEH; encoded by the coding sequence ATGGTAAATCCTAGCGGCGATCGCCAAGAAGTTTCAGTCTTATTCTCTGAAATTTCCGGCTATAGTAGCTTGACGGAAAATTTAGAAGCCTCCGAGGTCGCCCGTCTGCTTCAAGACTATTTCGAGTCAATGCTGGAGGCCGTGAATCAGTACAGGCAGAATCACGAGCAGCAAATAGAAGTGGCTTGTATTGGCAATGGACTGATTGTCGTTTTTGGTGCACCCCAGTTCCTAGAAAATCATGGGTGGATGGCATTGGAAACGGCGATCGCCATGCACAAAAAACTTGATGAATTTAATCATCATCGCCAAGAGAAAAATCAACCCATGATTCAAATGGGGATTGGGATTAATTCGGATTGGACCATTAGCAATAATATTGCGGAAAACAAGTCCCTGCAATTTAGCGCCGTGGGCGATGGTGTCAATCTGGGCAATCTTCTCCAAGGGGTAAGCAATCAATATGGCTGCAATATCGTCTTGGGAGAAAATACCTATCGAGCCTGCGAGGAGCGAATTTGGGCCCGAGAACTGGACCGGATTCGGATGCGATCGAACTATCCCCCCGTCGCCCTCTATCAATATCTGGGACTCAAGGGAGAAACGATTTCCGACGAGAGTAAGAAGGTCATGGAACACTATGACCTCGGACGGCAATATTATCTTAATCGCAAGTTTGCGATCGCAATGGGAGAATTTGCCACTGTCTTGGAAATCAACAGCCACGATCGCGCCGCGCGGTTGCATCTAAAGCGCTGTCAGCGATTGCTCAAAGAACCCCCTAACGCGGATTGGGATGGGTCCTGGGTGGCTAAGAAATCTTGGGAACTGGCGGAACATTAG